One Ananas comosus cultivar F153 linkage group 1, ASM154086v1, whole genome shotgun sequence DNA window includes the following coding sequences:
- the LOC109707223 gene encoding BTB/POZ domain-containing protein At1g30440-like, with protein MACMKLGSKSDSFQRQGQAWFCTTGLPSDVTVEVGDMSFHLHKFPLLSKSGLLEKLIDENSEEEEACIIKLPDVPGGAKSFELVAKFCYGVKLELTASNVVYLRCAAEHLQMTEEIAEGNLITQAEIFLNQVVLKSWKDSLQALQACEDILPHAEKSHIVKRCIESLAVKASTDPNLFGWPMIEHGPMQSPGGSVLWNGISTGARPRNCNSDWWYEDVSSLSFPIYKRLITVMESRGTRSEIIAGSLTSYAKKYLPGLSRRQNIASAALRAAPTEEEQRQLLEDIESLLPFQKGIVPTKVLFGLLRTAMILKANKSCISKLEKRIGMQLDQATLEDLLLPNFSYSMETLYNVDCVQRILEHFIAMDQANNGDASPSLIDDEQLMGSPSLAPITAVAKLIDGYLAEVAPDVNLKLPKFEALAIAVPDYARPLDDGLYRAIDIYLKSHSWLTESEREQLCRLMDSQKLSLEACTHAAQNERLPLRIVVQVLFFEQLQLRTSIAGCLLVSDNLDGSRPLRSGIPCSGEAGAGGWVSAVQENQVLRVGMDNMRMRVSELEKECSNMKQEIEKLGRGKSGGWKEVPKKLHLLRIKSQMCSAQEPALSVSEQQQKSVSEKLEKLQAKITKHKKQLSADL; from the exons ATGGCATGTATGAAATTGGGTTCAAAATCTGACTCCTTCCAAAGACAAGGGCAAGCTTG GTTCTGCACGACCGGGCTTCCTAGTGATGTTACCGTTGAAGTTGGCGACATGTCATTCCACCTTCACAAG TTTCCTCTCCTATCCAAGAGCGGCCTCCTCGAAAAACTAATCGACGAGAATTCTGAAGAAGAAGAGGCTTGCATCATAAAGCTGCCGGACGTTCCGGGTGGCGCGAAGTCGTTCGAGCTCGTGGCCAAGTTCTGCTACGGCGTAAAGCTAGAACTCACTGCCTCAAATGTTGTGTACCTGCGATGTGCGGCAGAGCATCTTCAGATGACCGAAGAAATTGCCGAGGGCAACTTGATTACGCAAGCTGAGATTTTCCTCAACCAAGTAGTCCTCAAAAGCTGGAAAGACTCGCTACAAGCACTACAAGCTTGCGAAGATATCCTCCCTCACGCCGAAAAGTCGCACATCGTTAAGAGATGCATCGAATCATTGGCTGTTAAAGCTTCTACAGATCCAAACCTCTTCGGCTGGCCTATGATAGAACATGGGCCGATGCAAAGCCCCGGAGGGAGCGTTCTCTGGAACGGCATAAGCACAGGGGCCCGGCCGAGAAACTGTAATTCGGATTGGTGGTACGAGGATGTCTCGTCCTTAAGCTTTCCAATATATAAAAGGCTAATCACAGTAATGGAATCTCGGGGCACTAGATCGGAGATCATCGCGGGCTCGCTCACATCTTACGCGAAGAAGTATCTTCCCGGATTAAGTAGGCGCCAAAATATTGCATCGGCAGCTTTGAGAGCCGCACCAACCGAAGAAGAACAGAGGCAGCTGCTCGAAGATATTGAGAGTTTGTTGCCGTTCCAAAAGGGTATCGTACCAACGAAGGTTCTATTTGGGCTTCTTCGAACAGCGATGATTTTGAAGGCGAACAAGTCTTGTATCTCCAAATTGGAGAAAAGGATCGGAATGCAACTTGACCAGGCTACATTGGAAGATTTATTACTGCCAAATTTTTCTTACTCGATGGAGACGCTTTATAATGTTGATTGCGTTCAAAGAATTCTAGAGCATTTCATAGCCATGGATCAGGCTAATAACGGGGATGCATCACCTAGTTTGATCGATGATGAGCAGTTAATGGGGTCGCCTTCGTTGGCTCCGATTACCGCCGTAGCGAAGTTAATAGACGGTTACCTTGCGGAAGTCGCACCTGATGTGAatctgaaattaccaaaatttgAAGCTTTGGCCATCGCAGTGCCTGATTACGCCCGGCCTCTGGACGACGGACTCTATCGTGCAATTGATATATACTTGAAG TCGCACTCGTGGCTCACGGAATCCGAGAGAGAGCAGCTGTGCCGGCTAATGGACTCTCAAAAGCTCTCTCTAGAAGCCTGCACTCACGCGGCTCAAAACGAGAGACTCCCGCTCCGCATAGTAGTTCAAGTCCTCTTCTTCGAGCAACTTCAACTAAGGACCTCAATCGCGGGATGCTTGCTTGTTTCAGATAATCTCGACGGCTCGAGGCCCTTGAGGAGCGGCATACCGTGCTCTGGGGAGGCTGGCGCAG GAGGGTGGGTGTCGGCTGTTCAGGAGAACCAAGTATTGAGAGTGGGCATGGACAATATGAGGATGAGGGTTTCCGAGCTCGAAAAGGAGTGCTCGAACATGAAGCAAGAGATCGAGAAGCTGGGCCGCGGAAAGAGCGGCGGGTGGAAGGAAGTCCCTAAGAAGCTGCATCTTCTGAGGATCAAGTCACAGATGTGCAGCGCGCAGGAGCCGGCGCTCTCAGTGAGTGAGCAGCAGCAGAAGAGCGTGAGCGAGAAGCTCGAGAAGCTGCAGGCGAAGATCACAAAGCACAAGAAGCAACTGTCTGCAGATTTGTGA